Proteins co-encoded in one Kocuria flava genomic window:
- a CDS encoding globin domain-containing protein — translation MLSDTSYPVVKATLPVVGENIQEIARRFYGHMFGEHPELLDGLFNRGNQADGRQQQALAGSVAAYASHLVNNPTQVPDHLLSRIAHKHVSLGLRPDQYQIVHDNLMWAIGDVLGEAVTPEVAAAWDEVYWLMANALITKERGLYDAVRLSPETIWRTWRVVEKIPETADVVTFVVERTDEREVKRSLPGQYVTLRMRMPDGVHQPRQYSLTRADDGHHRVFAVKRIRGNGTPAGEMSTLLHEQVGIGDELTLSVPSGDVVLEYSDRPLVLASAGIGVTPMAGMLSHLVRDGAQRTVRFLHADSAPEDFPLRAQIEADLARLPEARLESWFERPAAVPGPGEHAGFMDVGAVELPADAQYYLCGPLPFMQAVRSSLIARGVPPRDIQYEVFGPDLWLADFE, via the coding sequence ATGCTGTCGGACACCTCGTACCCCGTCGTCAAGGCGACCCTGCCGGTCGTCGGTGAGAACATCCAGGAGATCGCCCGCCGCTTCTACGGACACATGTTCGGGGAGCACCCCGAGCTGCTGGACGGGCTGTTCAACCGCGGCAACCAGGCCGACGGGCGCCAGCAGCAGGCCCTGGCCGGCTCCGTGGCCGCCTACGCGAGCCATCTGGTGAACAACCCCACCCAGGTCCCGGACCACCTGCTCTCCCGCATCGCCCACAAGCACGTGTCCCTGGGGCTGCGGCCGGACCAGTACCAGATCGTCCACGACAACCTCATGTGGGCCATCGGCGACGTCCTGGGCGAGGCGGTGACCCCCGAGGTCGCCGCGGCCTGGGACGAGGTGTACTGGCTGATGGCCAACGCCCTGATCACCAAGGAGCGCGGGCTCTACGACGCCGTGCGGCTGAGCCCGGAGACGATCTGGCGGACGTGGCGGGTCGTGGAGAAGATCCCCGAGACCGCCGACGTCGTGACGTTCGTGGTCGAGCGCACCGACGAGCGGGAGGTCAAGCGCTCCCTGCCGGGCCAGTACGTGACCCTGCGCATGCGCATGCCCGACGGCGTGCACCAGCCGCGCCAGTACAGCCTCACCCGCGCCGACGACGGCCACCACCGGGTCTTCGCCGTGAAGCGGATCCGCGGCAACGGCACCCCGGCCGGGGAGATGTCCACCCTGCTGCACGAGCAGGTCGGGATCGGCGACGAGCTGACCCTCTCGGTGCCCAGCGGGGACGTGGTGCTGGAGTACTCGGACCGGCCCCTCGTGCTGGCCAGCGCCGGCATCGGGGTGACCCCCATGGCCGGGATGCTCTCCCACCTGGTGCGCGACGGCGCCCAGCGCACGGTGCGGTTCCTGCACGCCGACTCCGCGCCCGAGGACTTCCCGCTGCGCGCCCAGATCGAGGCGGACCTGGCCCGCCTGCCCGAGGCCCGGCTCGAGTCCTGGTTCGAGCGGCCCGCGGCCGTGCCCGGCCCCGGCGAGCACGCCGGGTTCATGGACGTGGGCGCCGTGGAGCTGCCCGCCGACGCCCAGTACTACCTGTGCGGGCCGCTGCCCTTCATGCAGGCCGTGCGCAGCTCCCTGATCGCCCGCGGCGTCCCGCCCCGGGACATCCAGTACGAGGTCTTCGGCCCCGACCTGTGGCTGGCCGACTTCGAGTAG
- the moaC gene encoding cyclic pyranopterin monophosphate synthase MoaC codes for MTEHQEGLTHVRADGSAHMVDVSAKAVTTREATATAVLSTRPDVVGQVFAADLPKGDALPVARVAGIMAAKRTPDLVPLCHPLPISKVVVDFERLAEGVRITATVRTRGVTGVEMEALTAASVAALTLYDMIKAVDRHASIDGVRVLAKSGGKSGDWRAEDAGEGR; via the coding sequence ATGACCGAGCACCAGGAGGGCCTCACGCACGTGCGGGCGGACGGCTCCGCCCACATGGTGGACGTCTCCGCCAAGGCCGTCACCACCCGCGAGGCCACGGCCACGGCGGTGCTGAGCACCCGCCCCGACGTCGTCGGGCAGGTCTTCGCCGCCGACCTGCCGAAGGGGGACGCGCTGCCGGTGGCCCGCGTGGCCGGGATCATGGCGGCCAAGCGGACCCCCGACCTGGTGCCGCTGTGCCACCCGCTGCCGATCAGCAAGGTCGTGGTCGACTTCGAGCGGCTGGCCGAGGGGGTGCGGATCACCGCGACCGTGCGCACCCGCGGGGTCACCGGGGTCGAGATGGAGGCGCTGACCGCGGCGTCCGTGGCGGCGCTGACGCTCTATGACATGATCAAGGCCGTGGACAGGCACGCCTCGATCGACGGCGTGCGGGTCCTCGCGAAGTCCGGCGGCAAGTCCGGGGACTGGCGCGCCGAGGACGCCGGGGAGGGGCGGTGA
- a CDS encoding MogA/MoaB family molybdenum cofactor biosynthesis protein, which translates to MRTAAVVVASTRAAAGVYEDRSGRIAADWFRSHGFAVEGPFVVADGADVRARLEELLLERDPDRRPSVVVTSGGTGLAPDDLTPEVTRPLLDRELPGIMAALWAEGRRTTPLAALSRGHAGVSGSTFVVNLPGSTGGVWDGLKVLEPLLDHVCDQLEGHRDRGHPGPGAPHPDPTQETDR; encoded by the coding sequence GTGCGCACCGCCGCCGTCGTGGTCGCCTCGACCCGGGCCGCCGCCGGCGTCTACGAGGACCGCAGCGGGCGGATCGCCGCCGACTGGTTCCGCTCCCACGGCTTCGCGGTCGAGGGCCCGTTCGTCGTGGCCGACGGCGCCGACGTGCGCGCCCGGCTGGAGGAGCTGCTGCTCGAGCGGGACCCGGACCGGCGCCCCAGTGTCGTCGTCACGAGCGGGGGCACGGGGCTCGCGCCCGACGACCTGACCCCCGAGGTCACCCGCCCCCTGCTGGACCGCGAGCTGCCCGGCATCATGGCGGCCCTGTGGGCGGAGGGCCGCCGGACCACGCCCCTGGCCGCGCTCAGCCGCGGGCACGCCGGGGTCAGCGGCTCCACCTTCGTGGTCAACCTCCCCGGCTCCACCGGCGGGGTGTGGGACGGGCTGAAGGTGCTCGAACCGCTGCTCGACCACGTCTGCGACCAGCTCGAGGGCCACCGCGACCGCGGCCACCCGGGCCCCGGCGCCCCGCACCCCGACCCGACGCAGGAGACCGACCGATGA
- a CDS encoding molybdenum cofactor biosynthesis protein MoaE has product MSTPGPVQAETAVVAAFVTDAPLDHGRAVAAVQDERTGAVVSFSGVIRDHDGGRAVQRLDYTCHPSAGEAIAAVARAVAADHPGVRIWAAHRVGRLGIGDSALEAAVASAHRKLAFAACDALVDRIKTEVPIWKEQLFADGSTEWVGLDG; this is encoded by the coding sequence ATGAGCACCCCCGGACCCGTCCAGGCCGAGACCGCCGTGGTCGCGGCCTTCGTCACCGACGCACCGCTGGACCACGGCCGGGCCGTCGCCGCCGTGCAGGACGAGCGCACCGGCGCGGTCGTGTCCTTCAGCGGGGTGATCCGCGACCACGACGGCGGGCGCGCCGTGCAGCGCCTCGACTACACGTGCCACCCCAGCGCCGGCGAGGCCATCGCGGCCGTCGCCCGCGCGGTCGCCGCCGACCACCCGGGGGTGCGGATCTGGGCCGCGCACCGGGTGGGGCGGCTGGGCATCGGCGACTCCGCGCTCGAGGCGGCCGTGGCCTCCGCCCACCGCAAGCTCGCGTTCGCCGCGTGCGACGCCCTCGTGGACCGGATCAAGACCGAGGTGCCCATCTGGAAGGAGCAGCTGTTCGCGGACGGCTCCACCGAGTGGGTCGGGCTGGACGGCTGA
- the moeB gene encoding molybdopterin-synthase adenylyltransferase MoeB codes for MELPPLVAPAAELTEEELRRYARHLTVPEIGEEGQRRLKNARVLCVGAGGLGSPALLYLAAAGVGTLGVVDDDVVDVSNLQRQVVHGLGALGAPKTSSAAARVADLNPLVRTVEHRERLDAHNAPRILAGYDLVVDGSDNFATRYLVSDACELAGLPHVWGSILRFDGQYSVFWGAHGPTYRDLYPVPPAPGSVPDCAEAGVLGVLPGLLGTAMAVEAVKLVTGIGDTMLGRVATYDALSARWWEIPLAPTPGRAPVTELRDDDGAPACALPGPGAEEPLPTVTAPQLAALLAARERGEADVDVVDVREPYEARLAAVPGARSVPLARFESGEALAELDPARPTVLHCKAGSRSARALRLLRAAGHRDAVHLEGGVLAWIEQVDPSQRPY; via the coding sequence GTGGAGCTGCCCCCGCTCGTCGCCCCCGCCGCGGAGCTCACCGAGGAGGAGCTGCGCCGCTACGCCCGCCACCTCACCGTCCCGGAGATCGGGGAGGAGGGCCAGCGGCGGCTGAAGAACGCCCGCGTGCTGTGCGTGGGCGCCGGGGGGCTGGGCTCCCCGGCCCTGCTCTACCTCGCCGCCGCCGGCGTGGGGACCCTGGGGGTCGTCGACGACGACGTCGTGGACGTCTCCAACCTCCAGCGCCAGGTCGTCCACGGCCTGGGCGCCCTCGGTGCGCCCAAGACGTCCTCGGCGGCGGCCCGGGTCGCCGACCTCAACCCGCTGGTGCGCACGGTCGAGCACCGCGAGCGCCTGGACGCGCACAACGCCCCGCGGATCCTCGCCGGCTACGACCTGGTCGTGGACGGCAGCGACAACTTCGCGACCCGCTACCTCGTCTCGGACGCGTGCGAGCTGGCCGGGCTGCCGCACGTGTGGGGCTCGATCCTGCGCTTCGACGGGCAGTACTCGGTGTTCTGGGGCGCGCACGGGCCGACCTACCGCGACCTCTACCCGGTGCCGCCCGCCCCGGGGAGCGTGCCGGACTGCGCCGAGGCGGGGGTGCTCGGCGTGCTGCCGGGGCTGCTCGGCACGGCGATGGCCGTGGAGGCCGTCAAGCTCGTCACCGGCATCGGGGACACGATGCTCGGCCGCGTGGCCACCTACGACGCCCTCTCCGCCCGCTGGTGGGAGATCCCGCTCGCACCCACCCCCGGGCGGGCCCCCGTGACGGAGCTGCGCGACGACGACGGCGCCCCCGCGTGCGCGCTGCCCGGCCCCGGCGCGGAGGAGCCGCTGCCCACGGTGACGGCCCCGCAGCTGGCGGCGCTGCTGGCCGCCCGCGAGCGGGGGGAGGCGGACGTCGACGTGGTCGACGTGCGGGAGCCCTACGAGGCCCGGCTCGCGGCCGTCCCCGGGGCCCGGAGCGTGCCGCTCGCCCGGTTCGAGTCGGGGGAGGCCCTCGCCGAGCTGGACCCCGCCCGCCCCACGGTGCTGCACTGCAAGGCCGGGTCCCGCTCCGCGCGGGCGCTGCGGCTGCTGCGGGCGGCCGGGCACCGGGACGCCGTCCACCTCGAGGGCGGGGTCCTGGCGTGGATCGAGCAGGTCGACCCGTCCCAGCGGCCCTACTGA
- a CDS encoding SRPBCC family protein, with amino-acid sequence MSEHSISASRVIDAPADAIFEVLTLPSRHQQIDGSGTVVSGDDQRIQQVGQVFVMNMNGEHMGGDYVMENTVSGYDENKLLAWRPKPQGAELEGWEWIWELEPQGPGQTLVTETYSWEHATPEAKKAVSFPLFEDRALEQSLERLAAAVSEK; translated from the coding sequence GTGTCCGAGCACAGCATCTCCGCCAGCCGCGTCATCGACGCCCCCGCCGACGCCATCTTCGAGGTCCTCACCCTGCCCTCCCGCCACCAGCAGATCGACGGGTCCGGCACCGTGGTCTCCGGCGACGACCAGCGCATCCAGCAGGTGGGCCAGGTCTTCGTGATGAACATGAACGGCGAGCACATGGGCGGGGACTACGTCATGGAGAACACCGTCTCCGGCTACGACGAGAACAAGCTGCTCGCGTGGCGGCCCAAGCCCCAGGGCGCCGAGCTCGAGGGCTGGGAGTGGATCTGGGAGCTGGAGCCGCAGGGCCCCGGGCAGACCCTCGTGACCGAGACCTACTCGTGGGAGCACGCCACCCCCGAGGCGAAGAAGGCCGTGTCCTTCCCGCTGTTCGAGGACCGTGCCCTCGAGCAGTCCCTCGAGCGCCTGGCCGCCGCGGTCTCCGAGAAGTGA
- a CDS encoding NADP-dependent oxidoreductase, giving the protein MRIIGVEQFGGPEALAVHEVPEPHPGPGEVRIRVRAAAVSPTDTVLRAGGQPMDGRTPPFVPGMDAAGVVDEVGEGSRWRPGESVMAIALPRGEHGGAYAEYLIAPDDSVARVPEGADLAAASTLPMNGLTALQVLEVLDLEPGQVLAVTGAAGTLGNYVVELAKHEGLTVVADAADKDLELVESLGADHVVARGDDVAARIREFFPDGVDALVDAAVLDEKAAPAVRDGGGFATVRSWDGDPGRGITVHRIAVPREYRSGDKLDRLRRLVEDGVLSLRVAGTLPAEEAAEAHRLLEGGGVRGRLVLTF; this is encoded by the coding sequence ATGAGGATCATCGGAGTCGAGCAGTTCGGAGGGCCCGAGGCCCTCGCCGTGCACGAGGTCCCGGAGCCCCACCCCGGCCCGGGGGAGGTGCGGATCCGGGTGCGCGCCGCCGCCGTGAGCCCCACCGACACCGTGCTGCGCGCCGGGGGCCAGCCCATGGACGGGCGCACCCCGCCGTTCGTGCCGGGCATGGACGCCGCCGGAGTGGTCGACGAGGTCGGGGAGGGCAGCCGCTGGCGCCCCGGGGAGTCGGTCATGGCGATCGCCCTGCCCCGCGGCGAGCACGGCGGTGCCTATGCGGAGTACCTGATCGCCCCGGACGACTCGGTCGCCCGCGTGCCCGAGGGCGCCGACCTCGCCGCCGCCTCGACCCTGCCCATGAACGGGCTCACGGCGCTGCAGGTCCTCGAGGTCCTCGACCTCGAGCCCGGGCAGGTGCTGGCCGTCACCGGTGCCGCCGGCACGCTGGGCAACTACGTCGTGGAGCTCGCCAAGCACGAGGGGCTGACCGTGGTCGCCGACGCCGCCGACAAGGACCTCGAGCTCGTGGAGAGCCTCGGCGCCGACCACGTCGTCGCCCGCGGGGACGACGTCGCCGCCCGCATCCGGGAGTTCTTCCCGGACGGCGTGGACGCGCTGGTCGACGCCGCTGTGCTCGACGAGAAGGCCGCCCCGGCGGTGCGCGACGGCGGCGGCTTCGCGACCGTGCGCTCGTGGGACGGCGACCCGGGCCGCGGCATCACCGTGCACCGGATCGCCGTCCCGCGGGAGTACCGCTCCGGGGACAAGCTCGACCGGCTGCGCCGCCTCGTCGAGGACGGCGTGCTGAGCCTGCGCGTGGCAGGGACCCTGCCCGCCGAGGAGGCCGCCGAGGCCCACCGCCTGCTCGAGGGCGGCGGCGTGCGCGGCCGGCTCGTCCTGACCTTCTGA
- a CDS encoding SDR family oxidoreductase — translation MDSTSGFTPRTAVVTGSDSGIGRATAVALAAAGLDVGITWHQDEAGAERTAEEVRSWDRKAVLARLDATDLEGAAAVVDFLAEQLGGLDVFVNNSGTGANVPFLETSLATWRKVVATDLDGAFVCLQAAARHMVAAGRGGRLIAVTSVHEHLPRVGSSAYDAAKHGLGGLVKTIALELGEHGITANAVAPGEIATPMTGQEDENPRRTSRPGVPLGRPGDAREVAAVIAFLASPAASYVTGASWVVDGGMEQMGPQAGSHLPDDRWRRG, via the coding sequence ATGGACTCCACCTCCGGCTTCACCCCGCGCACCGCCGTCGTCACCGGCTCGGACTCGGGCATCGGCCGCGCGACCGCCGTGGCCCTGGCAGCGGCCGGCCTGGACGTCGGCATCACCTGGCACCAGGACGAGGCCGGCGCCGAGCGCACCGCCGAGGAGGTGCGCTCCTGGGACCGGAAGGCGGTGCTCGCCCGGCTGGACGCCACCGACCTCGAGGGGGCGGCGGCGGTGGTCGACTTCCTCGCCGAGCAGCTCGGCGGGCTCGACGTGTTCGTGAACAACTCGGGGACCGGGGCGAACGTGCCCTTCCTCGAGACCTCCCTGGCCACGTGGCGCAAGGTGGTGGCCACCGACCTCGACGGCGCGTTCGTGTGCCTGCAGGCCGCCGCCCGGCACATGGTCGCCGCCGGGCGGGGCGGGCGGCTGATCGCGGTCACGAGCGTCCACGAGCACCTGCCCCGGGTGGGCTCGAGCGCCTACGACGCCGCCAAGCACGGCCTCGGCGGTCTCGTGAAGACCATCGCCCTGGAGCTGGGCGAGCACGGGATCACGGCCAACGCGGTGGCCCCCGGCGAGATCGCGACGCCCATGACCGGCCAGGAGGACGAGAACCCCCGCCGCACCTCCCGCCCCGGGGTGCCGCTGGGCCGGCCGGGCGACGCCCGGGAGGTCGCCGCGGTGATCGCGTTCCTCGCCTCCCCGGCGGCCTCCTACGTCACCGGGGCGTCCTGGGTGGTCGACGGCGGGATGGAGCAGATGGGGCCGCAGGCCGGCTCGCACCTGCCCGACGACCGGTGGCGCCGGGGCTGA